Sequence from the Fulvivirga ligni genome:
ATCATGAGTTAAGATCAGTCGTTGTTTAAGAGCCGCTACGTAGTTGCTGCTGTCACCCACTCTGATGTTGATGTCATCTGGAAGTGCCTTCCAGCCACCATTAACATTGATTGTTCTATAAAAAGCCAGGGCTTTAACTAACTCTTTATAGTTTTCATTCTTGGGAGTAACTTTCTCAATCGCATCTTGTACATCATTGGTGGCTAAAGTATGAGCTACAGGTTCAGGCGTGTATTCGCAATTCCAAAGTTTATCAATCTGAATGGGCTTTATTCTGCCATTTTGTAGGTGGTAGGCATAAGAAAGGTAAGCTATAGATAGGCGGACATCAAGCTGTATCAATTCAAACGCATTCACATTTTTAGCATTGTAAACCTCTTGTTCGTAGTTGATTAATTTTGAAATATCATAATCTGCAGTATTTAGACCTTGGGCGGAAGCATTGAGAAGTTCTCCTTCAAGAATTTTAACCTTGTCCTCTGGCTTTTTGTAGGTTAACCAAAACAGTCCTGAGTTATTTAAAGTATAAAAACTATCCAGTTCTTGCTTTATCTCAACCCGGTTAATATTATCTTTGATATAGTGGGCTGTGTTTAAAGTATCTAAAAACTGAGATAGGTAAGTTTTTAGTTGATTATCAGATAGTTTAGTCAGGTTACCTTGAGGAGGCTTTACTGTATATTTAAATGTATCATTAGGGTCATGATTCATGAGTCCTTTTGACTCAACCTTAGAAGTGGTCTTCATTCTGTTGTTACACTGGGAAAACACCAGTGGAATCAGCAAGAGTAGAAAAAAAGTTTTTATATAACGGTGCGACATACTTGTATCAATTTTTATAAACTAATACAAGTAAAAGCTGTGCCAGACTCTTGAAATGACGTTTTTTAAGAGCTTTTAAGATTGTGACAATGGAAGTTTGTGTAATTTTTTTCCCGAGATGAGAATTTTTTATACGTAACGGAAATTTTTTTGTGGTGATGTTCGTTTCTCATCTGGACATCAAAAAAGTATCAATTTTTAACCTATAAAAACCAACTGAATGACAAGAAAAGCTATTCTCTTCTTAGTAGTTGTGCTTATTCCTTTCTATAACATTTTTGCTAGCGTTCCGGTATCCGAAAAAGCTAAGGCCTTAGGGACTTACATCGAGAACAACTATGCTTCATTAATATTCGAAGGTCCTAAACCAGATTACGAGTTATTCAAAAAAGGCCTTATCGGTTATCTTAATTTAAAGAAGCAAAACAAGCTGTCAGACAATGGACTACTTACTTTGATTGACTTTAGAATGTCATCAAATAAGAAGCGTCTGTGGGTGATCGATTTAAAGAAGCACAAGGTGTTGTATCATACACTTGTTGCTCATGGTAGAAACACAGGAAATGAGTTCGCTAAAACTTTTTCTAATGTACCAAATTCTAACAGTAGCAGCCTGGGCTTCTACGTTACAGGTGAGACTTATTATGGTAAGCACGGCTTATCTATGAGATTAGACGGTGTGGAATCAGGCTTTAATAACAATGCTCGTCAGAGAGCAATAGTAATGCATGGAGCTGATTATGTAGACAAGTCTTACACTAAAAGTTATGGAAGGATTGGAAGAAGCTTTGGATGCCCATCAATACCGATGAAATATCATAAAGAGATGATTCCAAAACTGGCGAATAAAAGCTGTCTGTTTATTTACTATCCAGATGCTGAATATTTAGAAAATTCAAGCCTTATTGATGAGGAAGTGGCCTATGAGGCCATCTCCACCCTTCAATATTTGCTCTAATATTTATATAGAAGGAGGGTCTTGTAATAAGGCCTTCCTTAATATGTTATCCCTCTCATAGATATCTAACCTAAAATTGGTGTTGCCGTTTTCATCAACAAAGGCAGTCCAATATAATAAGTGAACCATAATATCTTTCTTGATCATCATGGTCAAGTTTTTTGAGGTTCTAATCACTTCATCTACACGCTTTTCATCCCATTTATCAGTATCACTGTTGAGGATGTAAGCGGCCATTTCTTTGGGTCTTGATAGTCTTATACAGCCTGAACTGAGTGCTCTGTCTGTATTTCCAAAAAGCTCCCGGTGGTTGGTATCATGCATGTACACGTTATAGGGGTTAGGGAAGATAAACTTCACTATTCCCAAGGCATTATTTAAACCAGGCTCTTGTCTTAGCTGATATGGAAAGTTCCTCGGCGTAGTAGTCGCCCAATTGATGGTATTAGGATCTATTATTTGATCTCCGTTTACTACTTTAATGTTTATGCTGTTCAGGTAGTTCGGGTTTTTGCGAATGGCTGGCAAAATATCCTGAGATAAGATGGTTGGAGGAACGGTCCAGTATGGGTTAAACACCAGGTATCTGAGCTTTTCGCTAAATACAGGGGTTTTTCTGAATGGCTTCCCTACCACCACATTCATTTTTAATTCAGTCTTACCATCTTTTACTGCCTGTAATTCAAAATTCGCGATATTCACTATGATATGTTCCTTTCCTAAATTAGTAGGCAGCCATCTGCATCTTTCCAGATTAACTATAATCATATCTATGCGCTCATCTACCGAGAAATTCATGGCGGAAAGCGTTCCTTTACCTATAGCACCATCAGACGCTAAGCCGTGCTTCTTTTGGAAATCTTTAACTGAAGCAGCTAGTCCTTCGTCATAGAATGAAATTAAAGAATCGGGCAGGTTCGGTAACTGATAGGTTTCAGTTACAGCAAGCCTCTTCCTTATGTCTTGAACTCGTGGATCAGTATCACCTGGTTTTATAGTTTCTCCTGCTGCTATGGGCTGCCAGCCTCCTTTTTCCTTCAGATCTCTATATTTTGCTAAAGCCTTTTTTAATTTGATATATGTCTCATACTTAGGCTTAAGGCTATTTATGCTTCTGGCTACCTCTATTTCTGATACGGCATGATTTAAAGTTTGCTTCAGGTCTACATCTTTGGTGCTTACAATCCATTCAGGGTCAATGGTTTTAGCGTTCACCTTACCAGAAATCAAATGGGAGGTAAGTAGTAAATAAGCATCTGTGAGCAAAATATCCTGAAGAGCCGTTACTTCTTTGGCAGTGGTAATGTTCTTTAAAAGGTAGCTCAAATGATAATCCTCAGGCTCTAATCCGTCCTCATGGATTCGCTTAATCTGCTCAATAAGCTCGGCGATATTGTCGTCATTAGTCCAGGCGGGTTCAAATCCTCTGTCCAGATAAAATTCTGGAATAGACTTCTTTCCAAATATTCTCTGACCATCTATTTCAAAGGTTTTGTTTTCAACCCATCTTCTTATTTCCTCACTAGGCTCTATAGGAGCGGCAACTAATTTTAAATTTAGTAGGATAAAAGCTGCTATTAGCAGATTTCTCATAACCAGTCTTTCTTTTTAAAGTAAAACAACATTGCAATAAATATGGAAATCATCACACCCCAGGTGACATAGTAACTGTATTTCCAATGGAGTTCAGGCATATGATCGAAGTTCATGCCATAGATTCCAGCAATAAATGTAAGCGGTATAAATATGGTAGCAATGATGGTGAGGACTTTCATTACCTCATTCATTTTATTGCTTATACTGGTCATATACATATCCATAAGACCAGTGGTAAGGTCACGATAGGTTTCCACCGTTTCTATGACATGTATGGTGTGGTCATAAACATCTGAGAAGTAAGTGAGTGTTTCATTGCTAATAATGGCATACTCACCTTTCATGATTTTGCTTATGGATTCCCTTAAAGGATATACAGATTTTCTAAGAAAAATAAGCTCTTTTTTAAGCTTTTGAATCTGCTTTAAAGTTTTTTGAGTCGGTTCTAAATAGACTTCATCTTCCAGTTCTTCTATCTTTTCACCTATTTGCTCAAGTACCACATAGTAGCTATCAACAATGGTATCTATTAAACGATAAAAGAGATAATCAGCCCCTTTTTTACGAGCTCTAATCACACTGGTAGTTTTGTCTTGCCTCAATCGACCTCTTAAACTATCAAACAAATCTCCTTCTTTTTCCTGAAAAGAAAGTAGATAGTTAGAGCCTAACACAAAGCTCATCTGCTCATAATTGATCACATCTCCCAAGTCACCTTCCTCCTGAATGGAGTGTAGTGTTTTCAAGGTAAAGAATAGATGATCTTCATAATCATCAGACTTTGGCCTTTGGTCCGGGTTTAAAATATCTTCTAGCAAAAGGGGGTGAAGTTTATAGTGTTCACCTATACTCTCAATGAGTTGAATATTGTGAAGGCCATCAACATTTAGCCAGTTTACATTCAGCTCATCGGTATGTGGGAGTATTTCGTCAATACTTTTACCAGTAGTTTCATGTATTTCATTTTCATTATAGGAAATGAGCTCAATTTGCGATTTGTCAGTAAGCTGATTTCCTGTATATATTAAAGTGCCTGGGGGCAAACCCGCTGTTTCTTTGGAGTTTCTTATGCCCAGTACTTTAGATAATTTAGTGAGGCGTGGTAAATTCATATTTACTAAATTCAGTAATCTCTATACTTAATAATTAATAAGACCTTTTAGTTATGGTCAGAGCTCGGCTGAGTGGCCTTTTTTAAGAATTCCAGTGTTTTATCAAAAGCTTTTTGAGCGTCTTCGGGTAAAATTTCACTGTCATAAGGATGACTTCCTCCCAGCACATGGTTAGCATCTTCTATAAGAAATAGCTCAGACGTAGGATTCATTTCATGGAGCATAAGAGCTTCACGGTGCTCTACAGTTTCATCGTTAGTGCCGTGAACTATGAGCTGTGGAATGGTTAAATTTTCTGCGGCCTTTGAGATAGTAAATCTTTCTTCGTTTGCGAAGAAGTCTTCCACAATTTGATAGTCAAGCGGCATTTCCTGCTTAGTCCTGCTATTTGTAATGTAGATAGTTTGATCTTTTTTCCATTGGCCTAAAGCGGCCTCGGGCCATCTCATTTTAAAATCAGCAACAGATGCCCAGGTTACAATACCTTTTATTCTACTATCTTCTGCGGCCTTTAAAATTGAAACGCCCCCGCCACGGCTATGCCCCATAATGAATACTTTCTCAAGGTCCATTTCGCTGGCAGGTAGTGGGCAATCTTCAGTAAATAAATAATTAATGACCTCATCAATGTCATCTAGCTCTATGGTGAAATTGTTTTGACCAAAGGCCTTTAGATCGCTGAATTCACTAGGGTTTTCTGGTGTGGTACCGTTATGAGAGAGATTTAGTTTTAAGAAGACAAAACCATTATCAGCGAAATTATCGGCCATTATATTAAAATAACCCCAATCTTTGAATCCTTTAAAGCCGTGAATAAATATAATTACAGGTTTTTTCTGATTATTTGATAGATATCTGGCATCTACTAATATTTTTGCAGCATTATGCTTAGCAGATAGTAGGATGTTATCTTTCAATTTAATGGAGTTGGTCATTTTATATTTTGATTAGGTCTTTTTCGTCATTATTATTGTAGCTCATTAGTCCACATGGCTTTAAAACTACGCGATATTCAGTCCCCGATAGCTTCAGAGATGGAGGAATTTGAAAAAAAATTCCGTGCCTCTATGAAGACCAAAGTGTTGCTTCTCGATAAAATAATGAGTTATATCGTAAAGCGCAAAGGTAAGCAAATGCGACCTATGTTCGTGTTTTTAACCGCCGGCACTTGTGGTGAGATCTCAGAAGCCACCTACCGGGGAGCATCATTAATAGAACTTTTGCATACTGCAACTTTAGTACATGACGATGTAGTAGATGACGCCAACTATAGAAGAGGCTTCTTTTCTGTAAACGCTTTGTGGAAAAATAAGATCGCGGTTTTGGTGGGTGACTACCTTTTGAGTAGAGGATTACTTTTATCTGTAGATAATGAAGATTATCATCTGCTTAGAATAGTGTCACAGGCAGTAAAACTGATGAGTGAGGGTGAACTACTTCAAATGGAGAAAGCCAGAAGGCTGGATATCACTGAA
This genomic interval carries:
- a CDS encoding murein L,D-transpeptidase catalytic domain family protein → MTRKAILFLVVVLIPFYNIFASVPVSEKAKALGTYIENNYASLIFEGPKPDYELFKKGLIGYLNLKKQNKLSDNGLLTLIDFRMSSNKKRLWVIDLKKHKVLYHTLVAHGRNTGNEFAKTFSNVPNSNSSSLGFYVTGETYYGKHGLSMRLDGVESGFNNNARQRAIVMHGADYVDKSYTKSYGRIGRSFGCPSIPMKYHKEMIPKLANKSCLFIYYPDAEYLENSSLIDEEVAYEAISTLQYLL
- a CDS encoding L,D-transpeptidase family protein translates to MRNLLIAAFILLNLKLVAAPIEPSEEIRRWVENKTFEIDGQRIFGKKSIPEFYLDRGFEPAWTNDDNIAELIEQIKRIHEDGLEPEDYHLSYLLKNITTAKEVTALQDILLTDAYLLLTSHLISGKVNAKTIDPEWIVSTKDVDLKQTLNHAVSEIEVARSINSLKPKYETYIKLKKALAKYRDLKEKGGWQPIAAGETIKPGDTDPRVQDIRKRLAVTETYQLPNLPDSLISFYDEGLAASVKDFQKKHGLASDGAIGKGTLSAMNFSVDERIDMIIVNLERCRWLPTNLGKEHIIVNIANFELQAVKDGKTELKMNVVVGKPFRKTPVFSEKLRYLVFNPYWTVPPTILSQDILPAIRKNPNYLNSINIKVVNGDQIIDPNTINWATTTPRNFPYQLRQEPGLNNALGIVKFIFPNPYNVYMHDTNHRELFGNTDRALSSGCIRLSRPKEMAAYILNSDTDKWDEKRVDEVIRTSKNLTMMIKKDIMVHLLYWTAFVDENGNTNFRLDIYERDNILRKALLQDPPSI
- the corA gene encoding magnesium/cobalt transporter CorA — protein: MNLPRLTKLSKVLGIRNSKETAGLPPGTLIYTGNQLTDKSQIELISYNENEIHETTGKSIDEILPHTDELNVNWLNVDGLHNIQLIESIGEHYKLHPLLLEDILNPDQRPKSDDYEDHLFFTLKTLHSIQEEGDLGDVINYEQMSFVLGSNYLLSFQEKEGDLFDSLRGRLRQDKTTSVIRARKKGADYLFYRLIDTIVDSYYVVLEQIGEKIEELEDEVYLEPTQKTLKQIQKLKKELIFLRKSVYPLRESISKIMKGEYAIISNETLTYFSDVYDHTIHVIETVETYRDLTTGLMDMYMTSISNKMNEVMKVLTIIATIFIPLTFIAGIYGMNFDHMPELHWKYSYYVTWGVMISIFIAMLFYFKKKDWL
- a CDS encoding alpha/beta hydrolase family protein yields the protein MTNSIKLKDNILLSAKHNAAKILVDARYLSNNQKKPVIIFIHGFKGFKDWGYFNIMADNFADNGFVFLKLNLSHNGTTPENPSEFSDLKAFGQNNFTIELDDIDEVINYLFTEDCPLPASEMDLEKVFIMGHSRGGGVSILKAAEDSRIKGIVTWASVADFKMRWPEAALGQWKKDQTIYITNSRTKQEMPLDYQIVEDFFANEERFTISKAAENLTIPQLIVHGTNDETVEHREALMLHEMNPTSELFLIEDANHVLGGSHPYDSEILPEDAQKAFDKTLEFLKKATQPSSDHN
- a CDS encoding polyprenyl synthetase family protein; protein product: MALKLRDIQSPIASEMEEFEKKFRASMKTKVLLLDKIMSYIVKRKGKQMRPMFVFLTAGTCGEISEATYRGASLIELLHTATLVHDDVVDDANYRRGFFSVNALWKNKIAVLVGDYLLSRGLLLSVDNEDYHLLRIVSQAVKLMSEGELLQMEKARRLDITEEVYYEIIRQKTASLISSCCAVGAASVQDNPEVIEKMQQFGEKVGMAFQIKDDLFDYGEDEVGKPLGIDIREKKMTLPLIHALQKAPWLEKKRILNMVRNHNDNTNKINQIIEYVKSSGGLEYAQEVMYRYYNEAIAILDDFADTPYKNSLRQLVQFTIERNK